The proteins below are encoded in one region of Triticum aestivum cultivar Chinese Spring chromosome 1B, IWGSC CS RefSeq v2.1, whole genome shotgun sequence:
- the LOC123093596 gene encoding GATA-type transcription factor sre-like, translating to MKPYGGMYQSHGRQARGASHSNDVAGSGTVGPPAFVSALPVPDDPLDGVMQCLGDGAEDGFAGGAWFDDFRGGSMDMWTRAGVDNLEMLLGDLPDSEMTTSVDIGTHSATGTTPTPTGPKAVTTVPDRPAVATNRSSFRNRMDEDEDDLYAMSSSDSSSEEDDDDAHWDPSECRKSDGARRRPQKHQSGTAAERRQQTETVVRSVVPRGVVITVEGGGGGNGRHWCRNCGILETPLWRAGPEGPKTLCNACGLRHKNKLAAPPTTKRPRAAKPNSAKSKNHSGMHLAGGATVVRKKRSAANRTD from the coding sequence ATGAAGCCTTACGGCGGGATGTACCAGAGCCACGGCCGCCAAGCGCGGGGCGCCTCTCACAGCAACGACGTCGCCGGCAGCGGCACCGTCGGGCCGCCGGCCTTCGTCTCCGCGCTCCCCGTCCCCGACGACCCGCTCGACGGCGTCATGCAGTGCCTCGGCGACGGCGCGGAGGATGGCTTCGCCGGCGGCGCGTGGTTCGACGACTTCCGCGGCGGGAGCATGGACATGTGGACGCGCGCCGGGGTGGATAATCTGGAAATGCTGCTGGGGGACCTCCCGGACTCGGAGATGACAACGTCCGTCGACATCGGTACCCACAGCGCCACAGGAACGACCCCGACGCCGACAGGACCCAAAGCTGTAACCACTGTGCCGGACAGGCCAGCCGTGGCGACGAACCGCTCATCGTTCAGGAACCGcatggacgaggacgaggacgacctATATGCAATGTCGTCGAGCGACTCCTCGtcagaggaggacgacgacgacgcccaCTGGGACCCATCCGAGTGCAGGAAGAGTGACGGCGCGAGACGCCGGCCGCAGAAGCACCAGAGCGGCACCGCGGCAGAGAGGAGGCAGCAAACGGAAACCGTCGTGCGGTCGGTGGTGCCGCGCGGCGTGGTGATCACCGTGGAGGGCGGAGGCGGTGGCAACGGCAGGCACTGGTGCCGCAACTGCGGCATCTTGGAGACCCCACTGTGGCGCGCTGGCCCGGAGGGGCCCAAGACGCTGTGCAACGCGTGCGGTTTGCGGCATAAGAACAAGCTGGCGGCGCCGCCGACCACTAAGCGCCCGCGTGCGGCGAAACCAAATAGCGCCAAAAGCAAGAACCACTCCGGCATGCACTTGGCGGGCGGTGCGACGGTGGTGAGGAAGAAGCGCAGTGCCGCAAATCGCACAGACTGA